TTTTTCGTCAGCTTCATCCAACTCTTCTTCTTCTTCTTCGATTTCTTCTTCAAAGTTGATGAATACGGTTAAATGATCTTTTAAAATTTTCGCAGCTTGAGCTACCGCGTCTTCGGGAGATACGGAACCGTCTGTCCAAACTTCTAAAGTTAATTTCTCATAATCGGATCTTTGCGCTACACGAGTTTCAGACACTTCAAAAAGAACTTTTTGAATCGGTGAAAAGATAGAGTCGATAGGAATCGTTCCCAAAACTTCGATATCTTTCTTTTTGTCTTCTGCAGGAACATATCCTCTTCCTCTTTGGATTTCCAAATCAAGGATAAGATTTGCGTCTTCGTTCAAAGTAGCAATATGAAGATCCGGGTTCATGATTTCTATGGAAGAATCAATCGCCAAATCCCCGGCGCGGAAATATCCAGCACCTTTCAATTCAATATGAATGACTTTGCTTGCTTCTTTGTCCTCAGGCTCGTATTTGATACGAACTTGTTTGAGGTTGAGGATGATACGAGTTACGTCTTCCGCAACTCCCTCAATATAAGCAAACTCATGAGTCACACCTTCGATTCGGATTGCGGAAATAGCCGCTCCCTCGATCGAAGACATAAGAGTTCTTCTTAAAGAATTCCCTATGGTTGTACCAATCCCTCTTTCGAAAGGCTCGGCTACAAACTTACCATAATTAGGAGTATTCACATCAGTAGTGAATTCGATTTTTTTCGGTCTTTTAAAACCTTTTAGTAAATTCTTTGGGGACAATGTCGTATCCTTCTTCTCTAGATTCGTTAGCTTACTTAGAGTACAACTCTACGATTACCTGTTCTTTAACTGGGATATCGATATGATCTCTTGTTGGAAGAGATAAAATTTCCCCAGAGAACTGTGCATAATCAACCGAAACCCAAGATGCAGTTCTGTTGATTGCTTGCGCCAATCTGATATTTTCTTCAATGAAAGTGGATTTTTGAAATTTTTCTCGAATTTCAACCTTATCGCCAATATTCACTCTGTAAGAAGGAATATCTACGCGAATTCCATTTACCATAACATGTCTGTGAGCGACAAAGTTACGCGCTTGTCTTCTAGTTACCGCATAACCCATACGATAAAGAACATTGTCCAATCTTCTTTCGAGGAATTGGAGTAAGTTTTCACCAGGAATCCCCGGAGTATGAGAAGCTTCTTCGAAATAACGACGGAATTGTTTTTCTAAAACTCCGTACGCTCTTTTTACTTTTTGTTTCTCACGAAGTTGCGCACCGTATTCAGTTATCTTTCCTTTTTTCTTAGGAGGTAAACCCGGTGGGTATTTTCTTTTTTCTAATGATGATTTCTCTTTGTGAAGAGTGTGACTGTTTTTAAGAAAGAGGTTTAAGCCCTCTCTTCTCATTAACTTTACAACTGGTCCTCTATAACGTGCCATATGTCTTCCTTATCCCCTTACTAAACTCTTCTTCTCTTACGTGGACGGCATCCATTGTGTGGAAGAGGGGTAACATCTTTAATCAATTTAATGAGTAGACCTTTTGTTGTAAGGGAACGAATCGCAGATTCTCTTCCAATACCAGGTCCTGAAACCATAACGTCTACTTCGGAAAGTCCGGCAGCTTCAATTGCTTTCTCTGCCGCACTTGTTGCAGCAATTTGAGCTGCATAAGGGGTGGATTTTTTAGAACCACGGAACCCCATCATTCCGGAAGAAGACCAGGAAAGAACATTCCCCGCCATATCCGTAATAGATACGATGGTATTGTTAAAGGAAGCTTGAATATAAACCTTTCCTCTCGGAACGTTTTTCTTTTCCTTTTTTTTGACTTTCTTGGTATCTTTTTTGCCTTTTGCTTCTTTCTCAGCCATGAATGATTCCTCTATTTACCTGGAGCTTTTTTCTTATTCGCTACTGTCTTTTTAATACCTTTTCTGGTACGGGCGTTTGTGCGTGTTCTTTGCCCATTGACAGGAAGTCCTCTTCTATGACGAAGACCTCTATAACAACCAACATCCATCAATCGTTTGATGTTCAGGTTTACTTCGGAGCGAAGGTCCCCTTCTACTTGGTATCCTTCTTCAATAACCCGACGGATCGCGGCTTCATGTTCGTCCGTTAGATCTTTTACTCTAATGCTTTCATCGATCCCTGCTTTTTTAAGGATCTCTTGAGAAGACGTCTTACCTATTCCGAAGACATAAGTGAGACCGATCACAATTCTTTTGTTTGATGGTAAATCAACACCCGCGATACGTGCCATATATTCTTATCTTTGCCTTTGTTTGTGTTTTGGGTTTGTGCAGATCACTCGGATCACACCTTTTCTGCGAATGACTTTGCATTCAGGACAGATTTTTTTTACTGATGCTCTAACTTTCATTTTCTTTCCTATTTCTTTCTGTAGGTAATTCGACCTTTGGTTAAATCATACGGAGAAAGTTCCACTGTAACTTTATCACCTGGAAGAATCCGAATATAGTGCATTCTCATCTTACCGGAGATATGCGCTAATACCTTGTGACCATTTTCCAACTCTACACGAAACATAGCGTTCGGTAGTGGCTCCAAAACGGTTCCATCAATGGTTATTGCTTCTTCCTTTGCCAGGGTGATTCTCCTATTGAATCGATTTTAAAATAGAATCGGTGATTTGTTCCATACTTCCCAAGCCATTGATCTGCCGAAGGATACCTGTTCCCTTGTAAAAATCGATCAGGGGCAGAGTCTTTGTGTTGTAAGTATGCAGACGGTTTTTGATGGTCTCTTCGTTGTCATCCGAGCGTCCTTCTTTGATCGCTCTACCTAGCAACCGTTTCACCAATTCTTCATCGGGAACGTCTAGGTTGACAACGGAGTCGAGCTCCATATGAAGCTCTTTGAGGATTTCCGAGAGAGCCTTTGCTTGCTCCACCGTCCTAGGAAATCCATCCAGTATGAATCCATTCGCACAATCGGACTCGACTAAACGATCCCGAATGATGCCTATAACGACAGCATCTGGAACGAGGTCTCCCGCGTCCATATATTTTTTTGCTTCTACACCCATAGCAGTGCCATTTTTTACAGCACTTCTAAGAATATCACCGGTGGAGATTTGGGGAATTTTAAACTTTTCTTTAACGATATCTGCTTGGGTACCTTTTCCAGCTCCTGGAGGTCCCATAAAGATGAGTCTCTTCATTACTATGCCCTACCCTTAATCTTGGTCTTTTTCATGAATCCTTCATAATTTCTCATCAGAAGTTGGGCTTCAATTTGTTTCAATGTTTCCAAAGCCACACCCACCATAATGAGAAGCGAAGTTCCCCCAAAAGTATATACAAGAGTTCCCCCACCTGTGTTTGAACCTAGGTTGAGAAACTTGATAATCAAATAGGGAGCAAGAGCAAGACCCGCGAGAAATAACGCGCCGGGTAGAGTGATCCGATTTAATATCTTTTCAATCATTTCTTTTGTTTGCGATCCAGGGCGAACACCCGGGATAAACCCGCCGTATTTCTTTAGATTGTCAGCTAACTCTTGTGGGTTGAACTGAATCGCAGTATAGAAATATGCGAAGAAAATAATGAGAGATGTATAAATAACAAAGTAAAATAGAGCATGATACCAGATCTGAGAGAAAGGATTGAAATAATCCATAATCACAGCCCAGCCAGCCCACTGACCGCCCTTAGACGACAACCATTGAATGATGGTTTGAGGAAACAGAATCAAAGATGATGCGAAGATAATCGGCATTACGTTGGCACTGTTTACTTTGAAAGGAATGGATTGGCTACGCGCCTGCACCATCTTTCTTCCTACCATTTGTTTTCCGTAATTCAACGGAACTCGTCTCACACCTTGTGTAAGGATTACAGTAAGAGCGATAAGTAGTATAAAAATAATCAAAAGAATCAATACGGAAAGAGCATCCGAAGTATCGGAAGTAAACATAGAGATAAGTGCTTCCGGCATACGACCGATGATACCTGCGAAGATAATCAGGGAAATCCCGTTACCGATCCCACGTTCTGTAATCTGCTCACCTAACCAAATCAAAAGCACTGTTCCTGTTGTAATGGAAAGCATTGCTAAAGGTAGGAAATAAGCTTCTACGGAAGGGTTAATCAAACCAGGATATTTTGCAGGAGAATTTCCCGATCCTGTAGACCAGGAATTGGCAAGCTGAATCACTGCAAGTGACTGAACCGCACATAAAATCAAAGTTCCGTACTTAGTGTACTGTTGGATTTTCTTTCTTCCCTCTTCTCCTTCCTTTTGCATTTTTTGCAAAGAAGGAATGAGAACCATCACAAGTTGCATGATGATGGAAGAAGAAATATAAGGCATAATCCCAAGAGCAAAAATAGAAAATTTGAGAAGAGCACCACCTGCAAACAAATCCACCATCCCAAGAAAACCTTCACTTGGATCTGCTGTGATTCCTGTAACGATCAAACTATTGATTCCAGGGATAGTAACGTGAGTACCCATCCTGAAAAGTAGTAACATACCGATTGTAAAAAAAATCTTGGAGCGTAGTTCAGGAATTCTAAAGATGTTTGCTATTGTTTGAAACATTGGTTATGCTTTTTTCTTCTCTTCTTTTTTCTTTTCACGAATCACAACTTTTCCACCGGCTTTTTCAATCTTCGCTTTCGCGGATTCTGAAAAACCGTCAGCAGTAATAGTGATCGACGCAGTGATTTCTCCCGTTCCTAAAACTTTGATCAGGTCGGTTTCACTTTTGATCAAATTTTTTGCTTTTAGGACAGAAGGAGTCACTTCACCGGAAAGACCCGCTTTTGTTAAAGCAAGTAGGTTAACCGGTTGAAATTCTTCTTTGAAAATATTTGTAAATCCGCGTTTCGGCAAACGTTTGTGAAGTGGCATCTGACCACCCTCAAACCCTCGTTTCATGGAGGCAGCACGTGCTCTTTGTCCTTTCGAACCACGGGCAGATGTTTTACCAAGTCCGGAACCCGGACCTTGACCTACTCTTTTCTTGGAGGTTTTAGCACCTTTTGGGATCGGGATTAGGTTTTTATTTCCTAAAGAAGTGGATTTTTTAGCTCTTTTTTTGCCAAATCCTCTTCCTTGTTCAATTTTTTCTGTTTGAGCCATTTCAATTATACCTTATCTACTTTCAGTAGGTATCCTACCTGACGAAGCATTCCCTTCAATTGAGGAGTTACTTTGTGCTTTCTGGTTTGGCCTTTTTTCTTAAGACCGAGAGCGATCAAAGTTTTTTTGTGCATCGGAATGATACCGATAGAACTTTTTTCTTGGGTTACCAATACTTCTTCCATATCAATCTTTCCTTTATAGATCTTGACCGAACAAGTGTTTTAGGCTCACACCACGACGTTTTACCGCCATAGAAGGAGTTTCCAATTGTTGGAGTGCATCCATAGTCGCCTTAACAATATTCATCGGATTTGAGGATCCCCAGGATTTTGTAAGAACATCTTGGATCCCCGCTCTTTCCAATACGGAACGAACGGAAGCTCCTGCAATGATTCCTGTTCCCGGAGTCGCCGGTTTCAAAATCACTCGGGCCGATTTAAAACTACCGATCGCATCGTGTGGAACGGTATGTCCGATGTAATGAATGGATTTTAAATTCTTTTTAGCGGATTCGATCGATTTACGAATCGCATCCGGAACTTCGTTAGCTTTTCCGAATCCGATTCCTACTTTTCCTTTGGAATCCCCTACTACAGAAAGTGCGTTGAAGGAGAAACGACGTCCCCCTTTCACTACTTTTGCAACACGGTCGATCTTTACTACTTTCTCAGTAAATTCTTTTGTTTCTTCTTCTAGGATCATATTAGAACTCCAAACCACCTTCACGAGCGGAATCTGCGAAGGCAGCGATACGACCGTGGTAAACCATACCAGAACGATCCAAAACTACCTGAGAAACCCCGGCGGTTTTAGCTTTTTCTGCGATCAGTTTTCCCAATTGCACTGCTGCGGCTTTGCTCTTTTTAGAATTTTCATGTTTCGGAAAATCCTTACTTTGTGTAGTAACAAAAGCGACTGTAACACCTTTGGTGTCATCAATCACTTGAGCAGTCAGATAACGATTGGATTTGTTAAAAACCAAACGAGGACGACCAGAGTTTGCTTGTAGTTTATAACGTACTCTTTCTGCCCGTCTTTCTCTTTTAATGTATTTTGCTGTCTTGTTAATCATAACGACTTACTACTTCTTACCAGTTTTTCCAGCTTTTCTGCGGATGTATTCATTGCTGTATTTCACACCCTTGCCTTTGTAAGGCTCCGGTGGTCTTTTAGAACGAATATCAGCGGCAACTTGGCCCACCAATTGACGATCAATTCCTGAAATTTTAATTTTCAACTGATCGGCTACATCGATTTTGATACCTTCAGGTTCAGGGAAAACCACTTCATGGGAATAACCTAAGCTCATCACTAGGTCTTTGCCTTTCTTCTGAGCTCGGTAACCGACCCCAGTGATCTCAAGGTTTTTTTCCCAACCGGTGGTTACACCTTTTACATTATTCATCGCAAGGGATCTTACAAGCCCGTGCAATGAAACAGTCTTTTGGTCTTCACTTGTTCGAGTAAAAACCAATTCCCCATTTTCCACTTTCGCTACTACGCCTTCATAAAGAGGTGATTTCAACTCACCTAATGGGCCTTTTACGGTAATGAAATTTGATTCCGTTTTTACTTCTACCTTTGCAGGCAATTTAATAATACTTTTACCAACTCGAGACATGATGATGCAATATCCTTTCTAAGGTTAGAATACCTTACAAAGAACTTCTCCTCCTACTCTGAGTTTACGCGCACGTTTCCCAGTCATCACTCCTTTCGAAGTGGAGAGGATGAGAGTTCCAATGTTGTTTTTGAACGGACGAATCTCTTCCGATTGAATGTAAACTCTTCTACCAGGAGTAGAAACTCTTTCAATCATACGAATGACAGGTCTTTTGTCTGGATCATATTTCAATTTTACTTGAAAATCATCAAAACTACCGTTCTTTACCGTTTGAATCTCATCCACGAAACCTTCTTCTTTTAGAAGTTCTAGGATGGATTTCTTAATTTTACTTCCCGGAATCACACACAACTCGTGTTTCGCTTGTTGTGCGTTTCTGATGCGGGTTAGCATATCTGCTATAGGATCTGAAAGACTCATTTATAATAACCTTTCCTATATTCTACCAGGAGGATTTTTTCACGCCAGGGATCTGAGCTTTACTAGCTAAATCACGGAAGCATAGACGACACATATCAAAGCGGCGCAAATATGCGCGCGAACGACCGCAAAGAGGGCAACGATTATACTCTCTCACTTTGAATTTTTGCTTTTTGGCGTGGCGTTCCATCATCGATTTTTTCGCCATAATCTGCCTCCTACTTACTTGCCGTTCGGTAAGGCATACCGAAGGCGTGAAATAATTCGTACGCTTCTTTGTCTTCTTCAGTGTTCGTGACAAAGGTGATATTGATTCCGTAGATCGTATTGATTTTATCAAAATGGATCTCAGGGAAAATGATTTGTTCTTTTACGGATAAGTTGTAATTACCACGTCCATCAAATCCTTTTGGATTGACTCCGCGAAAGTCACGAACCCTTGGAAGAGCAATGTTGATGAATCTGTCTAAGAATTCATACATATAGTTTCCGCGAAGAGTTACTTTACAACCAAGGACCATGCCTTCTCTCACTTTAAAACCGGCGATCGACTTCTTTGCGAAAGTTTTCACCGGCTTTTGGCCAGTAATCTGACCGATCTCCACAAGACAAGCTTCCATTGCTTTCGGATTGGTATGAGCTTCACCCATACCAACATTGATCACAATCTTTTCTAATTTAGGAACTCGCATCACACTTTCAAAGCCAAGTTGCTTTTGCAAGTTCGGGCGAATGTCCTTTTCGTATCTTTGTTTAAGTCTAGGTACCATAATTATACTTCTTTACCTTCCGGACGTGTCACGCGGATCGTTTTACCATCCTTTTTGGAAAAACCAAGGCGTACAGCCTTAATTTTCTTCTTAGGCTTCGCTTTGTTTTCAGCCTTAGGATCGCTAAACATTACATTGGAAATATGAATCGGAAATTCGATCTCGATCGCTCCACCTTGTGGATTTTCTTGAGTCGGTCTCACGTATCTGCGTCTCTTGTTCACACCTTCGATGTAAACTCGGTCTTTTCTTTTATCAACCGCGAGAACCTTTCCTTTTTTTCCTTTTTCTTTTCCGGAAATAACTAAAACTTCATCATCTTTTTTGATTTTAGTTTTTTTGAATTTCGTAGGTTCTGAACCACGATAAGCTAATTTTACTGGCATATTATAAAACCTCCGGAGCAAGTGATATGATTTTCATATATTTCTTATCACGGAGTTCGCGAGCCACCGGCCCGAAAATACGAGTTCCTTTAGGATTGCCTTTATCATCAATGATAGCAACCGCGTTGTCATCAAAACGGATGTAAGTTCCGTCCGCACGGCGAACTTCTTTTTTAGTTCGCACGACAACTGCTCTTTGAACCGCTTTGTTGTGTACTTTTTTACCTTGCCCGTCACGGAGACCGTAAGCAGGCTGTGCATCTTTCACAGCGACTATGATTTCATCGCCGAGACTAGCGTATCGTTTCTTAGATCCGCCAAGAACTTTTACGCACATGACTTTTTTTACACCCGAGTTATCGGCAACTTGTAAAATAGTTTCTTGCTGAATCATACTAGTTTCGCCTTCTCAACAACCTTTAAAAGCTTGTGATGTTTCTGTTTGGATAGAGGACGAGTTTCGATTGCGATCACTTTGTCCCCTACTTGACATTCGTTTTTTTCATCGTGAATTTTCACACGTGAAGTTCTTGTCATAATCTTCTTGAAGCGAGGATGAGTTTTTCTGGTGATCACTTCAATGATCACAGTTTTTTCCATCGCATCACTAACTACAACACCTTGAATGGTTAAAGATTTCTTTAAATTCTTTGCTTCCATAACCTACTTCTTCTTGCCCTTGGCTGCTTTCGCAACCGGTGCCGCTTTACCAGCTTTAGGTGGGATTTGTTTTAATTTTCCCGCCGCCGCTAATTCCTTCTCTCGTTGGATGGTAAGCGCTTGCGCAATTCTCTTCTTTTGGTTGTGAATCAGCTTCGGATTCTCAAGAGATCTAGTGACCCCAAATTGAAAACGAGCCTTTCTCACTTCTTCGGAAGCGGATTGTACTTCTTTTTTTAGTTCTTCTACAGATAAGGAACGAAAGTTGTCTTTCATAGTATGTTCCTCTTCACAAATACAGTCTCCATAGGGAGTTTAAACGAAGCCAGGTGAAGTGCCTTTCTTGCTGTTTCTTCATCGATCCCTGCCATTTCAAAAAGAACACGTCCCGGGCGGATTTCAGCAATCCAGAACTCTGGATTTCCTTTTCCTTTACCCATACGAGTCTCCGCAGGTTTTTTAGTGATTGGTAAATGTGGAAAAATCCTGATCCAGAGTTTCCCACCACGTTTCACTTGGCGGTTGATAGTAATCCTTGCAGCTTCAATTTGACGAGCGGTCATTCTGCCCGACTCAACTGCTTTTAAACCATACTCTCCGAAAGCAACGTAAGAACCTCTTTCGTCCTTACCTTTCAGGCGTCCTCTTTGGCGCTTTCTAAATTTAACTCGCTTTGGTGCTAACATCTTAGTATCTCTTTAAAAGTTCTTAACTTGTTCTTCTTTTTACAGCGTATTTATCTTCTTCGGATTCTTCTTTTGTCGGGAAGAAATCTCCAGTATAAGTCCATACTTTCACACCGATTTGACCGAAAGTGGTAAGGGCTTCTTTGAAACCGAAATCAATTTTCGCACGAAGTGTATGAAGTGGAACCCGGCCTTCCATATATTTTTCAGTCCGAGCCATATCCGCACCGTTCAAACGACCGGAGATTTGGATTTTTACACCCTCTACTCCACCTCGCATAGCGCGTCTAAGTTCAGCCTTCATAACTCTTCTAAAAGGCATCCTTTGTTCAATTTGCAAAGCAACTGTTTCGGCAATCGCTTGAGCAATGATCTCAGGCTTTTTAACTTCGATGATGTTCATGCCAATCGGTTTATCAGCCATCTTCTTCAGCTCTTGTTTCACTGCTTCGATGTTTTGACCTTTTTGACCGATCACCATACCCGGCTTAGATGTATGAAGATTGATGTTGATTTTTTCGGGAAATCTTTCTACTACAACTTTCACAACAGAAGCATTCTTGAATTTCTTTAAAAGAAATCTACGAATCTTGATATCTTCGTGAAGGTTTTTAATATAATCTTGTTTAGAATACCATATAGAATCCCAATTCCTTGTGATTCCGATTCGAAGCCCGATTGGATTTACTTTTTGACCCATATCTTATTTTGCCTTCTTTTCTGTCTCTGCAACTACCACAGTGATGTGGCTTAAACGTTTACGAATTCTGGATGCACGTCCTCGTGCTCTCGGTCTGTATCTTTTCATGATAGGACCGTCATCTATGTAAATCTTCTTAACAAAAAGACTCGCCGGATCCAATCCCTCATTCATTTGAATGGCATTGGCAACAGCCGAGTTGAGTAAGTTAATAATCATCGGACTCGCGGCTTTATTGGTAAAACGAAGAATATCAATAGCTTCTTTGTAATCATAACCACGAATTTCATCAGCAACTAACCTTGCTTTTCTGGCAGAAATTCTTACGTGTTTTGCGACTGCTTTAGCTTCCATTTCCTTACCTATTTCTTCGCTACTTTCTTGTCTCCACCGTGACCTCGGAAGGTACGAGTAGGAGCAAATTCGCCAAGTTTATGACCAATCATATTGTCATTGATGTAAACTGGAACAAATGACTTTCCATTGTGAATCATTACTGTGTGCCCGATCATATCAGGATAGATCGTGCTTCTGCGAGACCAAGACTTGAAAGGAGTCTTTTTGCCTTCAGAGTTAAGTGCAGTGATTTTTTTCATGAGGTGGTCGTCTATGAACGGACCTTTTTTTAAGCTTCTAGCCATGGTATCCTAGATCCTACCTATTCCTATTTTTCTTACGTCTTTGTACGATGAAACGTTCACTTGGTTTCGTTTTACGAGTTTTGAAACCTTTTGTCGGTTTACCCCAAGGAGTCACTGGATGGCGACCTCCGGAAGTTCTACCTTCCCCACCACCGAGTGGGTGATCCACCGGGTTCATTACCACCCCGCGAACCTTTGGACGTTTTCCTAACCAACGGTTTCTTCCTGCTTTTCCAATGATGACTTGGTTGTGGTCTTTGTTGGAAAGCTCTCCGATCGTTGCTACACATTCTTTGCGAATTTTACGAACTTCCGAAGAAGGAAGTCTTAAACTTACATAGTCACCGTCTTTCGCAGCGATCACAGCAAAAGAACCTGCGGTTCTAGCGATCTGACCACCTTTACCGATATGTAATTCGATATTATGTACGTTCGTTCCTGCAGGAATCTTATCCAAAGGAAGAGTGTTCCCTAGTTTAATTTCCGCCGTAGGACCGGAAAGAACTTTGTCCCCTACTTTGAGGCCGTTTGGAGCAAGAATGTATCTGTATTCTCCATCCGCATAACAAACGAGTGCGATAAACGCAGAACGGTTCGGATCGTATTCGATTGTTTTCACAGTCGCTTGGATTCCGACTTTGTTTCTTTTGAAATCGATAATACGGAATTTTCTTTTGTTTCTTCCGCCCTTTCTACGAACCGCAATTCTACCTTGGTTATCTCTACCCGCTTTGTAGCTGAGATTGAGAGTTAAGGCTTTGTGCGGAGTTACTTCTGTGATTTCTTTGAAATCCAGTACAGAGTAAAAACGTGAAGACTGGGTAGTTGGTTTTAATTTTCTAATTCCCATTTTTAAACCTTAGCGAAGTCCAAATTTGCGCCGTCTGCGAAAGTCACGACCGCTTTCTTGTAATGTGGTCGTGGAGCCGGCATGTTTCTAAACTTTTTCATTTTACCGCGAAAAACAGAAACGTTTACTGCGCTTGGAACAACACCATACATTTTCTTTAATGCTTGTTTGATGAGTGTTTTGTTCGCATCATTATGAACTTTAAAAGTATATTTTACGGTTCTTTTTCCTAAACGTTCTCCAATAGTTTGAAGATCTTGCGACTTCTCAGTCACAACCGGAGAGAGGATTACATTTTCTAAATTCACGAATCTATCCCTGCTTCTTTGAGTATTGTGAAAGTAGTTCTTTCAAAGCACTTTCAGAAATTACCAGATTGTTGTTGTAAAGGATGTCCCGGCAAACGATACGTTTGCTGTTTACATACTTTAAGTTTTCGATATTGCGAGTGGATTTTTTGAGGAATTGGTTTTCACCAGCTACTACAAAGCCTACATTTCCTTTTTCAGCAATCTCCATCTTTTTCAAAATATTGAAAATGGATTTTGTAGAATAAGAAGCAGGTTCCACGTCCTCGATGATAGAAATTCTATTTTCTTCCGCTTTCTTGTTTAAGATGGAAAGAACTGCTTTTCTTTTTACACTTCGGGAAAGATTAGAAGAATAATCCCTAGGTTTTGGTCCATGAATGATACCACCACCTACGAAATGAGGAGCTCTGATCGAACCTTGTCTCGCACGACCTGTTCCTTTTTGCGCCCAAGGTTTTTTACCACCACCACGGACTTCAGAACGATCTTTTGTAGAGTGAGTTCCTTGACGAAGGTTAGCATTTTCTGCTTTCACTGCGTCATAAATAGCACCTTGGCTGATTCCTGTTTCGAAAAGTGCAGCAGGAAGCTCCACTTCACTCAGGAACACGCCTTCTTTATTATATTTACGTGCTTTCATATATTTACCTAGTTACCAATTTTCTCAATTGTAACGATAGAAGTGTCGCGGCCAGGAACTGATCCTGAAACGAAGATTAAATTTTGATCCGCTTCTATCTTAACAACTTTCAGATTTCTAACAGTGCTTTGGACATTTCCCATACGACCACCCATCTTCAAACCTTTGAAAACGCGGCCAGGGGTTGTGTTGGAACCGATGGAACCGGGGTGTCTTTGGAATCTGGAACCGTGACCTGCAGGACCACCTGCGAAACCATGTCTTTTTACAACACCTTGTGTTCCCTTCCCTTTGGAAGTTCCTGAAACTTTAACAGTATCATTTAAAGCGAAAATATCGGACGCTTTTAGTTCAGCTCCGACTGCAACGGAATCAAATCCTTTGAACTCAGCTAAGTGTCGTTTTGCTCCGATACTTGCTTTTTTCAAGTGACCTAGTTCTGCTTTGGAAAGATTTTTTTCTTTCGCTTCAGCAAACGCAAGCTGAACAGCTTCGTAACCGTCGTTTGCTGTTGTCTTGATTTGTGAAACAAAACAAGGACCCACGCGCAAAACGGTTACAGTAACCATTTTACCTTCGTTGTTAAAGATGTGGGCCATGCCCAATTTTTCTGCGAGTAAACCTTTTGCCATGGATCCTATCCCTTAGGATTTGATATCTACTGAAACTCCGGCGGGGAGTTGAAGCTTCATCAGAGCTTCTACAGTATCTTCATTAGTATTTAAAATATCTATGAGTCTCTTGTGAGTTCTCATTTCGAATTGTTCTCTAGCTTTTTTATTCACGTGGGGAGAACGTAATACAGTATAGATTTCTTTTTTAGTAGGAAGCGGGATTGGACCGGAAACTGTTGCTCCGGTCCTTTTCGCTGTCGCTACGATTTCATAGGTTGATTGGTCAATCAGCCTATGATCGAAAGCTTTCAATTTAACGCGAATTCTTTGTCCAGCCATTTGGATTACTCAACGATCTCCGCTACAACACCCGATCCGATGGTTCTTCCACCTTCACGAATTGCAAACTTGAGTCCTTGGTCCATCGCAATCGGATGAATCAATTCAATTGACATCGTTACGTTGTCACCTGGCATAACCATTTCCATTCC
The nucleotide sequence above comes from Leptospira kobayashii. Encoded proteins:
- the rplO gene encoding 50S ribosomal protein L15; the protein is MAQTEKIEQGRGFGKKRAKKSTSLGNKNLIPIPKGAKTSKKRVGQGPGSGLGKTSARGSKGQRARAASMKRGFEGGQMPLHKRLPKRGFTNIFKEEFQPVNLLALTKAGLSGEVTPSVLKAKNLIKSETDLIKVLGTGEITASITITADGFSESAKAKIEKAGGKVVIREKKKEEKKKA
- the rpmD gene encoding 50S ribosomal protein L30, producing MEEVLVTQEKSSIGIIPMHKKTLIALGLKKKGQTRKHKVTPQLKGMLRQVGYLLKVDKV
- the rpsE gene encoding 30S ribosomal protein S5, with amino-acid sequence MILEEETKEFTEKVVKIDRVAKVVKGGRRFSFNALSVVGDSKGKVGIGFGKANEVPDAIRKSIESAKKNLKSIHYIGHTVPHDAIGSFKSARVILKPATPGTGIIAGASVRSVLERAGIQDVLTKSWGSSNPMNIVKATMDALQQLETPSMAVKRRGVSLKHLFGQDL
- the rplR gene encoding 50S ribosomal protein L18, with protein sequence MINKTAKYIKRERRAERVRYKLQANSGRPRLVFNKSNRYLTAQVIDDTKGVTVAFVTTQSKDFPKHENSKKSKAAAVQLGKLIAEKAKTAGVSQVVLDRSGMVYHGRIAAFADSAREGGLEF
- the rplF gene encoding 50S ribosomal protein L6 produces the protein MSRVGKSIIKLPAKVEVKTESNFITVKGPLGELKSPLYEGVVAKVENGELVFTRTSEDQKTVSLHGLVRSLAMNNVKGVTTGWEKNLEITGVGYRAQKKGKDLVMSLGYSHEVVFPEPEGIKIDVADQLKIKISGIDRQLVGQVAADIRSKRPPEPYKGKGVKYSNEYIRRKAGKTGKK
- the rpsH gene encoding 30S ribosomal protein S8; the encoded protein is MSLSDPIADMLTRIRNAQQAKHELCVIPGSKIKKSILELLKEEGFVDEIQTVKNGSFDDFQVKLKYDPDKRPVIRMIERVSTPGRRVYIQSEEIRPFKNNIGTLILSTSKGVMTGKRARKLRVGGEVLCKVF
- a CDS encoding type Z 30S ribosomal protein S14, whose protein sequence is MAKKSMMERHAKKQKFKVREYNRCPLCGRSRAYLRRFDMCRLCFRDLASKAQIPGVKKSSW
- the rplE gene encoding 50S ribosomal protein L5 is translated as MVPRLKQRYEKDIRPNLQKQLGFESVMRVPKLEKIVINVGMGEAHTNPKAMEACLVEIGQITGQKPVKTFAKKSIAGFKVREGMVLGCKVTLRGNYMYEFLDRFINIALPRVRDFRGVNPKGFDGRGNYNLSVKEQIIFPEIHFDKINTIYGINITFVTNTEEDKEAYELFHAFGMPYRTASK
- the rplX gene encoding 50S ribosomal protein L24 encodes the protein MPVKLAYRGSEPTKFKKTKIKKDDEVLVISGKEKGKKGKVLAVDKRKDRVYIEGVNKRRRYVRPTQENPQGGAIEIEFPIHISNVMFSDPKAENKAKPKKKIKAVRLGFSKKDGKTIRVTRPEGKEV
- the rplN gene encoding 50S ribosomal protein L14 — its product is MIQQETILQVADNSGVKKVMCVKVLGGSKKRYASLGDEIIVAVKDAQPAYGLRDGQGKKVHNKAVQRAVVVRTKKEVRRADGTYIRFDDNAVAIIDDKGNPKGTRIFGPVARELRDKKYMKIISLAPEVL
- the rpsQ gene encoding 30S ribosomal protein S17, translating into MEAKNLKKSLTIQGVVVSDAMEKTVIIEVITRKTHPRFKKIMTRTSRVKIHDEKNECQVGDKVIAIETRPLSKQKHHKLLKVVEKAKLV